The proteins below come from a single Oscillospiraceae bacterium genomic window:
- a CDS encoding GH25 family lysozyme, translating to MPEERKVYRSPARAATKARPAQTAAPRPPQPPQKPKRRSAKRRRSRIVLGLCLLCLAVVLVVSVVMVRCTAEPGGPAEADFGTPAAAWQKNELGYYFNASGGAIPAAVLKGMDVSKFQGEVNWETAKAAGIDFAIIRCGFGGEWDGAEENWAQDDPQWRRNADECTRLGIPFGTYLYSYATTVEEARSEADHVARLLGLTAPPQEGLDDYTASPYRLSYPVYYDLEDKYISGVFPSEMAEITKAFFDRLQEHGYTGEQGVYASLNWVRARFSDPGFDPWRDNLWIARFSDELGYAGTYDMWQSTYSAPGADYGVQSKTVDLDFVMRPFTFTGVSACNGKTAAPVMQNDTRTDELHMDGKDAYATLETNEPDEEAGGRRVYWTTSDKSVATVDKNGTVRARTDSGECTITATLADGTESRTCLVRVGDITVPIFATAGLRGDRTTLADAAALKASTPDSILLDAGDALHGTQSASLTGGMDMLSAFSAAGYDLQAMALNDFAYGTTRLVSDANMGSGPSLASNLLNNEATAVFYRSTSWNRNRVTNGMYTIVERAGYKIGFFALNDPAQAAGISAANGEFITARDWTDTANEQIAALQNAGCDAIIAIAATAPGGDWQKALLNSGVTAIIDGTAAENGTNVLGAAQGLGGIARLDLVFTQGGGCRAVLQSAVTAEAMESSRSTWLEMAAAQAQTEAAADTADPGKDTAAAGGKDTAAPTETADAARQAGADAYVYAAAKIAALDADDQSILYTPLFTYAENPDASRTISFGNYLAALYAEAVANDTASGLPEGAAVEALAGGVTEPEYGEITRGDLMAALPATARIQLVSIPADAAKTLADSGSVSRVYQSSLTEYTPAGDTAYIVTDTATLAALNADYTVLRDYGDVFWAVRMNINDLTNNFAENFTLPEAPQYGVGRKS from the coding sequence TGCCAGAAGAACGCAAAGTCTACCGCAGCCCCGCCCGCGCTGCCACCAAGGCCAGACCGGCCCAAACGGCGGCACCGCGCCCGCCGCAGCCGCCCCAAAAACCAAAGCGCCGCAGTGCAAAACGCCGCCGCAGCCGTATTGTGCTGGGGCTGTGTCTGCTATGCCTGGCGGTCGTGCTGGTGGTGTCCGTTGTGATGGTGCGCTGCACGGCGGAGCCCGGCGGCCCGGCCGAGGCTGACTTCGGCACGCCTGCCGCCGCATGGCAGAAAAACGAGCTGGGCTACTACTTCAACGCCAGCGGCGGGGCGATCCCGGCGGCGGTGCTGAAGGGTATGGATGTCTCTAAATTTCAGGGAGAGGTCAACTGGGAAACCGCCAAGGCGGCCGGTATCGACTTTGCGATCATCCGCTGCGGCTTCGGCGGTGAGTGGGACGGCGCCGAGGAAAACTGGGCGCAGGATGACCCGCAGTGGCGGCGCAATGCCGATGAATGCACCCGGCTGGGCATCCCGTTCGGCACCTATCTCTACTCCTACGCGACGACGGTGGAGGAGGCCCGCAGCGAGGCCGACCATGTGGCGCGGCTGCTGGGCCTGACTGCGCCCCCGCAGGAGGGGCTGGACGACTACACCGCCAGTCCGTACCGGCTGAGCTACCCCGTCTACTATGATCTGGAGGATAAATACATCAGCGGCGTTTTCCCGTCCGAGATGGCCGAGATCACCAAGGCGTTCTTCGACCGCCTGCAGGAGCATGGCTACACCGGCGAGCAGGGCGTCTATGCCTCGCTGAACTGGGTGCGCGCGCGGTTCAGCGACCCCGGGTTTGACCCGTGGCGCGACAACCTCTGGATCGCCCGCTTCTCTGACGAGCTGGGCTACGCCGGCACCTACGACATGTGGCAGTCCACCTACAGCGCCCCCGGCGCGGACTACGGCGTGCAGAGCAAGACGGTGGACCTTGATTTTGTCATGCGGCCGTTTACTTTTACCGGCGTGAGCGCCTGCAACGGCAAGACTGCCGCGCCGGTGATGCAAAACGATACCCGCACCGATGAGCTGCACATGGACGGCAAGGACGCCTACGCCACCCTTGAGACGAACGAACCTGACGAGGAGGCGGGCGGCCGCAGGGTCTACTGGACAACAAGCGATAAGAGCGTTGCCACGGTGGACAAAAACGGCACGGTCCGCGCCCGCACCGACAGCGGCGAGTGTACGATCACGGCCACGCTGGCCGATGGAACCGAGAGCCGCACCTGCCTTGTGCGGGTGGGGGACATCACGGTTCCGATCTTTGCCACGGCGGGGCTGCGGGGGGACCGCACCACGCTGGCGGACGCCGCCGCGCTGAAGGCCTCCACCCCGGATTCGATCCTGCTGGATGCGGGCGATGCCCTGCACGGCACCCAGAGCGCCAGCCTGACCGGCGGCATGGATATGCTGTCGGCCTTCTCGGCGGCCGGGTATGACCTGCAGGCAATGGCGCTGAACGACTTTGCCTACGGCACGACCCGCCTTGTCAGCGATGCCAACATGGGCAGCGGCCCCTCGCTTGCCTCCAACCTGCTGAACAACGAGGCCACCGCCGTATTTTACCGCTCCACCAGCTGGAACCGCAACCGCGTTACGAACGGCATGTATACGATCGTGGAGCGCGCGGGGTACAAGATCGGCTTCTTTGCGCTGAATGACCCGGCGCAGGCCGCCGGGATCTCGGCGGCCAACGGCGAGTTTATCACGGCCCGCGACTGGACCGATACTGCCAACGAGCAGATCGCGGCGCTGCAGAACGCCGGGTGTGATGCCATTATTGCCATTGCGGCCACCGCGCCCGGGGGTGACTGGCAGAAGGCGCTGCTGAACAGCGGCGTCACCGCCATCATTGACGGCACCGCCGCCGAAAACGGCACGAATGTGCTGGGGGCGGCGCAGGGGCTTGGCGGCATAGCCCGGCTGGATCTGGTGTTCACCCAGGGTGGCGGCTGCCGCGCCGTGCTGCAGAGCGCGGTGACGGCCGAGGCGATGGAGAGCAGCCGCAGCACCTGGCTTGAGATGGCCGCGGCGCAGGCCCAGACCGAGGCCGCCGCCGATACCGCCGACCCCGGCAAGGATACCGCCGCTGCGGGCGGCAAGGACACCGCTGCCCCTACCGAGACGGCGGACGCAGCCCGGCAGGCCGGTGCAGATGCCTATGTCTACGCGGCGGCCAAGATCGCCGCGCTGGATGCCGATGACCAGAGCATCCTCTACACGCCGCTTTTCACCTACGCGGAAAACCCGGACGCGAGCCGGACGATCAGCTTCGGCAACTATCTGGCGGCGCTCTACGCCGAGGCTGTGGCCAACGATACAGCCAGCGGTCTGCCGGAGGGGGCTGCGGTCGAGGCTCTCGCAGGCGGTGTGACCGAGCCGGAGTACGGCGAGATCACCCGCGGCGATCTGATGGCAGCGCTGCCCGCCACGGCGCGCATCCAGCTTGTCAGCATCCCCGCCGATGCCGCCAAGACACTGGCGGACAGCGGCAGCGTGAGCCGCGTCTACCAGAGCAGCCTGACCGAGTACACGCCGGCAGGGGACACCGCCTACATCGTCACCGACACGGCCACGCTGGCGGCGCTGAACGCGGACTACACCGTCCTGCGGGATTACGGCGATGTATTCTGGGCGGTGCGGATGAACATCAACGATTTGACAAACAATTTTGCCGAGAACTTTACCCTGCCCGAGGCCCCGCAGTACGGCGTGGGGCGCAAAAGTTAA
- a CDS encoding DUF5662 family protein: MWHPIKHYRTIHHHKMLVMKNCFRCGLYWQGLTHDLSKLAPVEFWAGAKYWQGTCSPNNAQRQTEGYSAAWLHHKGRNKHHLEYWIDYAPNGDHAMAGMRMPERYVAEMVCDRIAASKNYKGANYTDAAAWEYYDRSKDHYILHPETRRQLETCLLILRDEGEDACFRYIRTELLGKKA, from the coding sequence TTGTGGCATCCCATTAAACATTACAGGACCATCCACCACCATAAAATGCTGGTGATGAAGAACTGCTTCCGCTGCGGGCTGTACTGGCAGGGCCTGACCCATGACCTGAGCAAGCTGGCCCCGGTCGAGTTCTGGGCGGGGGCCAAATACTGGCAGGGTACCTGCAGCCCCAACAACGCCCAACGCCAGACTGAGGGCTACAGCGCCGCATGGCTGCACCACAAGGGCCGCAATAAGCACCATCTGGAATATTGGATCGACTACGCCCCAAACGGCGACCATGCCATGGCCGGTATGCGTATGCCGGAACGGTATGTGGCCGAGATGGTCTGCGACCGGATCGCCGCCAGCAAAAACTACAAGGGCGCGAACTATACCGATGCCGCCGCATGGGAGTATTACGACCGCAGCAAGGATCACTACATCCTGCACCCCGAGACCCGCCGCCAGCTGGAGACCTGCCTGCTGATCCTGCGCGATGAGGGCGAGGATGCCTGCTTCCGGTATATCCGCACCGAGCTGCTCGGCAAAAAAGCATAA
- a CDS encoding MBL fold metallo-hydrolase codes for MKLTFLGADREVTGSCTQLEAAGHRILIDCGMEQGRDVYENADLPYAPGTYEALLLTHAHIDHSGRIPYLYKNGYRGPVYTTEATRDLCGIMLEDSAHIQEQEAEWKNRKAMRSGAEMIEPDYTVEDAQNVMKQFVPCPYEAWQTLFDGPQGRIEVRFTDVGHLLGSASISLRITEAGRAPEIIVFSGDIGNRHQPLIRDPANPGHADYLVMESTYGDRSHGPKPDYLGELSGILQSTFDKGGNVVIPSFAVGRTQELLYFIRQIKAEGRIKGHGNFPVFVDSPLASKSTTIFRENFAECYDEEALALVQSGENPLQFPGLYISETKEQSVAINGDETPKVIISAAGMCDAGRIRHHLKYNLWRPECTVLFVGYQSPGTLGNALVNGAQEVKLFGEPVQVRARIAQLGGLSGHADKDGLEEWLRAFDEKPKFVFVNHGEDAVAEHWANHLKEEGYEAEAPYNGSIWIAAEGRVACAEVGNTRKIIKTKSAETVRTSAAYDRLYNMGQRLLEVIRHNQGGANKDLAKFAGQIAALCDKWDR; via the coding sequence ATGAAACTCACATTCTTAGGTGCTGACCGTGAGGTCACCGGCAGCTGCACCCAGCTGGAGGCAGCGGGCCACCGCATCCTGATCGACTGCGGCATGGAGCAGGGCCGCGATGTCTACGAAAACGCCGACCTGCCGTATGCCCCCGGCACCTATGAGGCCCTGCTGCTCACCCATGCACACATCGACCACTCGGGACGCATCCCGTACCTGTACAAAAATGGCTACCGCGGCCCGGTCTATACCACCGAGGCCACCCGCGACCTCTGCGGCATCATGCTCGAGGACTCCGCCCACATTCAGGAGCAGGAGGCCGAGTGGAAAAACCGTAAGGCCATGCGCAGCGGCGCAGAAATGATCGAGCCGGACTACACGGTCGAGGATGCCCAAAACGTCATGAAGCAGTTCGTGCCCTGCCCCTATGAGGCATGGCAGACCCTGTTCGACGGCCCCCAGGGGCGTATCGAGGTGCGCTTTACCGATGTGGGCCACCTGTTGGGCAGCGCGTCGATCTCGCTGCGCATTACAGAGGCGGGCCGCGCGCCGGAGATCATCGTTTTCTCGGGTGATATCGGCAACAGGCATCAGCCGCTCATCCGTGACCCGGCCAACCCCGGCCATGCCGACTATCTGGTCATGGAGTCCACCTACGGCGACCGCAGCCACGGGCCAAAGCCGGACTACCTCGGCGAGCTGAGCGGTATACTGCAGTCCACCTTTGACAAGGGCGGCAATGTGGTCATCCCCAGCTTTGCGGTCGGTCGCACGCAGGAGCTGCTCTATTTTATCCGCCAGATCAAGGCCGAGGGCCGCATCAAGGGCCACGGCAATTTCCCGGTTTTTGTGGACAGCCCGCTTGCCAGCAAGTCCACCACGATCTTCCGCGAAAATTTTGCCGAGTGCTATGACGAGGAGGCGCTTGCACTGGTGCAGAGCGGTGAAAACCCGCTGCAGTTCCCTGGCCTGTATATCAGCGAGACGAAGGAGCAGTCGGTGGCCATCAACGGCGATGAAACGCCCAAGGTCATCATCTCGGCGGCCGGCATGTGCGATGCGGGCCGCATCCGCCATCATCTGAAGTACAACCTCTGGCGGCCGGAGTGTACGGTGCTGTTTGTGGGCTACCAAAGCCCCGGCACGCTGGGCAACGCGCTGGTCAACGGTGCGCAGGAGGTAAAGCTTTTCGGCGAGCCGGTGCAGGTACGGGCGCGCATCGCCCAGCTGGGCGGGCTTTCGGGTCATGCGGACAAGGACGGGCTGGAGGAATGGCTCCGCGCCTTTGACGAAAAGCCGAAGTTCGTCTTTGTCAACCACGGCGAGGACGCCGTCGCCGAGCACTGGGCCAACCATCTGAAGGAGGAGGGCTACGAGGCCGAGGCCCCCTACAACGGCTCGATCTGGATCGCGGCCGAGGGGCGGGTCGCCTGCGCCGAGGTAGGCAACACCCGGAAGATCATCAAGACGAAATCCGCCGAGACCGTGCGCACCAGCGCGGCCTACGACCGACTTTACAATATGGGCCAGCGCCTGCTGGAGGTCATCCGCCACAATCAGGGCGGTGCCAACAAGGACCTTGCAAAATTTGCGGGCCAGATCGCGGCGCTGTGCGATAAGTGGGACAGATGA